One window from the genome of Oryza glaberrima chromosome 3, OglaRS2, whole genome shotgun sequence encodes:
- the LOC127768815 gene encoding protein SIEL isoform X1, translating to MEEPPLLASTSRATASVASSSSANCPDPMDEGPSVSVPGLPFAEQLRAAGRGASSGSPGGPEAQVQALASISRGIYPLARAEALRGLAAVLETADAPGGVVELCHGCAVGLMRDEDEGVRLASVRLIALCADKLNTREGSDGNGDNQTDIMFLQLSSMARDMCTNVRIEAFNALGKMQRVSEGVLLQSLSKKVIKPNTGSGSIIKGEKVPPKLIYPCAAGIFAHGIEDEFHQVRTAACKSLGALSKLSAQYAQKALDLLMGMMNDDTEAVRLQTLQALFHMATYGCLTVQEMHMHMFLGLLVDMNASIRDATRKILGLVNLPKLQMFKSAIDVLITSLEKHQEEQEIYSVLFSVGKNHGNFSANIAKHLAKEISMPSDGELILDKPRIKALLIVSISVAFSDDKHNKRDIPEVIFSHAISLLGKISCAIGEVVDQNSLLSYFCQRTGIPFWETKLPSRESEGCSVETVADIRPRIEKTVKSTKCLDEVLTMQSVKSIIETVERTWTIRKSCNIRDVRNILRTCKEELRILASNSSGSTGAFLSFLCEYLDAVQFIVEILRSFQLDNSYDLGPTSPDILLEKLDTSIRRMKCCYAGFNRGMEIQVCELALLANLFGLSKVGIQSKLVLDKLHWVINRLDCLCADGSCELSYFSREIKKAFNANFVGHDIFTLLELFHPKPTTDYGMLKTISADLQVRDNDPENSSTYVCGLPVAVSLYISLCNISSQDRLWLRMIVGESIQHTFLELSSFGGNDEVKSCSTIIPFYATPMACSFVLRACLVMECPYGSVSIRQECNRGPSGSIIELSDELDVYFVCTKRR from the exons ATGGAAGAGCCACCACTCCTTGCCTCCACCtcacgcgccaccgcctccgtcgcctcctcctcctccgcaaaCTGCCCCGACCCCATGGACGAGGGACCCTCCGTGTCGGTTCCCGGCCTGCCCTTCGCCGAGCAGCTTAGGGCTGCGGGGCGGGGCGCGTCCAGCGGCTCTCCAGGGGGGCCCGAGGCGCAGGTCCAGGCGCTCGCCTCGATATCCCGCGGGATCTACCCGTTGGCGAGGGCCGAGGCGCTCCGCGGCCTTGCCGCGGTCCTCGAGACGGCGGACGCCCCCGGCGGGGTTGTGGAGCTGTGCCACGGATGCGCGGTGGGGCTGATGAGGGACGAAGACGAGGGCGTCAGGTTGGCCTCCGTGCGATTG ATAGCTCTATGTGCGGATAAGTTGAATACGAGAGAAGGATCGGATGGAAATGGCGATAACCAAACAGACATTATGTTCCTTCAG CTTAGCTCCATGGCTAGGGACATGTGTACAAATGTAAGAATTGAAGCATTCAATGCACTTGGTAAAATGCAGAGAGTTTCTGAGGGTGTTTTGCTTCAGTCACTGTCTAAGAAGGTCATAAAACCCAACACTGGGAGTGGTTCTATCATCAAGGGAGAAAAAGTACCTCCTAAATTAATATATCCCTGCGCTGCCGGCATTTTTGCGCATGGTATTGAAGATGAGTTCCATCAG GTGCGGACAGCTGCCTGTAAATCATTGGGAGCACTTTCAAAACTCTCTGCTCAATACGCACAGAAAGCCCTGGACTTATTGATGGGCATGATGAATGATGATACAGAAGCAGTTAGGCTGCAGACTTTGCAGGCCTTATTCCATATGGCAACATATGGATGTTTGACTGTGCAGGAGATGCACATGCATATG TTCCTTGGTTTGTTGGTTGACATGAATGCCTCGATCCGAGATGCAACACGCAAGATCCTAGGTTTAGTCAATCTGCCTAAACTTCAAATGTTCAAATCTGCAATCGATGTTCTCATTACAAGTTTGGAAAAACATCAAGAG GAACAAGAAATATACAGTGTTCTTTTTTCCGTTGGTAAGAATCATGGGAATTTTTCAGCCAATATAGCTAAGCATTTGGCCAAAGAG ATCAGTATGCCATCTGATGGAGAGCTGATCTTGGACAAACCCAGGATAAAAGCATTGTTAATAGTGTCTATCTCTGTAGCTTTCTCTGATGATAAACACAACAAACGGGATATACCTGAGGTTATCTTTTCACATGCAATTTCCCTACTGGGAAAGATCTCTTGTGCAATAGGAGAAGTAGTTGATCAGAATTCACTCTTATCCTACTTTTGTCAAAGAACTGGAATTCCATTTTGGGAAACAAAGTTGCCGTCTAGAGAATCTGAAGGATGTAGTGTTGAGACAGTGGCTGATATTCGTCCTCGGATAGAAAAAACTGTAAAGTCAACTAAATGTTTAGATGAAGTTCTGACGATGCAATCAGTTAAGTCCATAATAGAAACAGTTGAAAGGACTTGGACTATCAGAAAGTCGTGCAATATTCGTGATGTTCGAAATATTCTAAG AACATGCAAGGAGGAACTAAGAATATTAGCTTCAAATTCTTCTGGATCAACTGGAGCATTCTTGAGCTTTTTGTGTGAGTATCTTGATGCAGTACAATTTATTGTAGAAATATTACGATCGTTTCAATTGGATAATTCATATGACCTTGGCCCAACTTCACCTGATATTTTACTGGAGAAGTTAGATACATCTATAAGAAGGATGAAGTGTTGTTATGCTGGATTCAATAGGGGAATGGAGATTCAAGTCTGTGAGCTTGCTTTGTTGGCGAATTTATTTGGACTTTCAAAGGTTGGGATTCAGTCGAAACTAGTGCTGGATAAGTTGCATTGGGTGATTAATCGTTTAGATTGTCTGTGTGCTGATGGATCATGCGAGCTTTCTTACTTCAGCAGAGAAATTAAGAAAGCCTTTAATGCTAACTTTGTTGGCCATGATATTTTCACTTTGCTCGAGCTCTTTCATCCAAAACCAACAACAGATTATGGAATGCTGAAAACAATAAGCGCGGATTTGCAAGTAAGAGACAATGACCCTGAAAATTCATCAACATATGTTTGTGGATTACCTGTGGCTGTGAGCTTATACATATCTCTCTGCAACATCTCTAGTCAGGACAGATTGTGGCTCCGCATGATTGTTGGCGAGTCTATCCAGCACACCTTCTTAGAGTTGTCCAGTTTTGGAGGTAATGATGAGGTGAAGAGCTGCTCTACGATTATTCCTTTCTATGCTACCCCAATGGCATGCTCATTCGTTCTGAGGGCATGTCTGGTAATGGAATGCCCATACGGAAGCGTCAGCATTCGTCAAGAATGCAACAGAGGGCCAAGTGGTTCTATAATCGAACTCTCTGATGAATTGGATGTCTATTTTGTCTGTACTAAACGAAGGTGA
- the LOC127768815 gene encoding protein SIEL isoform X3 — protein sequence MVRTAACKSLGALSKLSAQYAQKALDLLMGMMNDDTEAVRLQTLQALFHMATYGCLTVQEMHMHMFLGLLVDMNASIRDATRKILGLVNLPKLQMFKSAIDVLITSLEKHQEEQEIYSVLFSVGKNHGNFSANIAKHLAKEISMPSDGELILDKPRIKALLIVSISVAFSDDKHNKRDIPEVIFSHAISLLGKISCAIGEVVDQNSLLSYFCQRTGIPFWETKLPSRESEGCSVETVADIRPRIEKTVKSTKCLDEVLTMQSVKSIIETVERTWTIRKSCNIRDVRNILRTCKEELRILASNSSGSTGAFLSFLCEYLDAVQFIVEILRSFQLDNSYDLGPTSPDILLEKLDTSIRRMKCCYAGFNRGMEIQVCELALLANLFGLSKVGIQSKLVLDKLHWVINRLDCLCADGSCELSYFSREIKKAFNANFVGHDIFTLLELFHPKPTTDYGMLKTISADLQVRDNDPENSSTYVCGLPVAVSLYISLCNISSQDRLWLRMIVGESIQHTFLELSSFGGNDEVKSCSTIIPFYATPMACSFVLRACLVMECPYGSVSIRQECNRGPSGSIIELSDELDVYFVCTKRR from the exons ATG GTGCGGACAGCTGCCTGTAAATCATTGGGAGCACTTTCAAAACTCTCTGCTCAATACGCACAGAAAGCCCTGGACTTATTGATGGGCATGATGAATGATGATACAGAAGCAGTTAGGCTGCAGACTTTGCAGGCCTTATTCCATATGGCAACATATGGATGTTTGACTGTGCAGGAGATGCACATGCATATG TTCCTTGGTTTGTTGGTTGACATGAATGCCTCGATCCGAGATGCAACACGCAAGATCCTAGGTTTAGTCAATCTGCCTAAACTTCAAATGTTCAAATCTGCAATCGATGTTCTCATTACAAGTTTGGAAAAACATCAAGAG GAACAAGAAATATACAGTGTTCTTTTTTCCGTTGGTAAGAATCATGGGAATTTTTCAGCCAATATAGCTAAGCATTTGGCCAAAGAG ATCAGTATGCCATCTGATGGAGAGCTGATCTTGGACAAACCCAGGATAAAAGCATTGTTAATAGTGTCTATCTCTGTAGCTTTCTCTGATGATAAACACAACAAACGGGATATACCTGAGGTTATCTTTTCACATGCAATTTCCCTACTGGGAAAGATCTCTTGTGCAATAGGAGAAGTAGTTGATCAGAATTCACTCTTATCCTACTTTTGTCAAAGAACTGGAATTCCATTTTGGGAAACAAAGTTGCCGTCTAGAGAATCTGAAGGATGTAGTGTTGAGACAGTGGCTGATATTCGTCCTCGGATAGAAAAAACTGTAAAGTCAACTAAATGTTTAGATGAAGTTCTGACGATGCAATCAGTTAAGTCCATAATAGAAACAGTTGAAAGGACTTGGACTATCAGAAAGTCGTGCAATATTCGTGATGTTCGAAATATTCTAAG AACATGCAAGGAGGAACTAAGAATATTAGCTTCAAATTCTTCTGGATCAACTGGAGCATTCTTGAGCTTTTTGTGTGAGTATCTTGATGCAGTACAATTTATTGTAGAAATATTACGATCGTTTCAATTGGATAATTCATATGACCTTGGCCCAACTTCACCTGATATTTTACTGGAGAAGTTAGATACATCTATAAGAAGGATGAAGTGTTGTTATGCTGGATTCAATAGGGGAATGGAGATTCAAGTCTGTGAGCTTGCTTTGTTGGCGAATTTATTTGGACTTTCAAAGGTTGGGATTCAGTCGAAACTAGTGCTGGATAAGTTGCATTGGGTGATTAATCGTTTAGATTGTCTGTGTGCTGATGGATCATGCGAGCTTTCTTACTTCAGCAGAGAAATTAAGAAAGCCTTTAATGCTAACTTTGTTGGCCATGATATTTTCACTTTGCTCGAGCTCTTTCATCCAAAACCAACAACAGATTATGGAATGCTGAAAACAATAAGCGCGGATTTGCAAGTAAGAGACAATGACCCTGAAAATTCATCAACATATGTTTGTGGATTACCTGTGGCTGTGAGCTTATACATATCTCTCTGCAACATCTCTAGTCAGGACAGATTGTGGCTCCGCATGATTGTTGGCGAGTCTATCCAGCACACCTTCTTAGAGTTGTCCAGTTTTGGAGGTAATGATGAGGTGAAGAGCTGCTCTACGATTATTCCTTTCTATGCTACCCCAATGGCATGCTCATTCGTTCTGAGGGCATGTCTGGTAATGGAATGCCCATACGGAAGCGTCAGCATTCGTCAAGAATGCAACAGAGGGCCAAGTGGTTCTATAATCGAACTCTCTGATGAATTGGATGTCTATTTTGTCTGTACTAAACGAAGGTGA
- the LOC127768815 gene encoding protein SIEL isoform X2 translates to MEEPPLLASTSRATASVASSSSANCPDPMDEGPSVSVPGLPFAEQLRAAGRGASSGSPGGPEAQVQALASISRGIYPLARAEALRGLAAVLETADAPGGVVELCHGCAVGLMRDEDEGVRLASVRLIALCADKLNTREGSDGNGDNQTDIMFLQLSSMARDMCTNVRIEAFNALGKMQRVSEGVLLQSLSKKVIKPNTGSGSIIKGEKVPPKLIYPCAAGIFAHGIEDEFHQVRTAACKSLGALSKLSAQYAQKALDLLMGMMNDDTEAVRLQTLQALFHMATYGCLTVQEMHMHMFLGLLVDMNASIRDATRKILGLVNLPKLQMFKSAIDVLITSLEKHQEEQEIYSVLFSVGKNHGNFSANIAKHLAKEISMPSDGELILDKPRIKALLIVSISVAFSDDKHNKRDIPEVIFSHAISLLGKISCAIGEVVDQNSLLSYFCQRTGIPFWETKLPSRESEGCSVETVADIRPRIEKTVKSTKCLDEVLTMQSVKSIIETVERTWTIRKSCNIRDVRNILRTCKEELRILASNSSGSTGAFLSFLCEYLDAVQFIVEILRSFQLDNSYDLGPTSPDILLEKLDTSIRRMKCCYAGFNRGMEIQVCELALLANLFGLSKVGIQSKLVLDKLHWVINRLDCLCADGSCELSYFSREIKKAFNANFVGHDIFTLLELFHPKPTTDYGMLKTISADLQSGQIVAPHDCWRVYPAHLLRVVQFWR, encoded by the exons ATGGAAGAGCCACCACTCCTTGCCTCCACCtcacgcgccaccgcctccgtcgcctcctcctcctccgcaaaCTGCCCCGACCCCATGGACGAGGGACCCTCCGTGTCGGTTCCCGGCCTGCCCTTCGCCGAGCAGCTTAGGGCTGCGGGGCGGGGCGCGTCCAGCGGCTCTCCAGGGGGGCCCGAGGCGCAGGTCCAGGCGCTCGCCTCGATATCCCGCGGGATCTACCCGTTGGCGAGGGCCGAGGCGCTCCGCGGCCTTGCCGCGGTCCTCGAGACGGCGGACGCCCCCGGCGGGGTTGTGGAGCTGTGCCACGGATGCGCGGTGGGGCTGATGAGGGACGAAGACGAGGGCGTCAGGTTGGCCTCCGTGCGATTG ATAGCTCTATGTGCGGATAAGTTGAATACGAGAGAAGGATCGGATGGAAATGGCGATAACCAAACAGACATTATGTTCCTTCAG CTTAGCTCCATGGCTAGGGACATGTGTACAAATGTAAGAATTGAAGCATTCAATGCACTTGGTAAAATGCAGAGAGTTTCTGAGGGTGTTTTGCTTCAGTCACTGTCTAAGAAGGTCATAAAACCCAACACTGGGAGTGGTTCTATCATCAAGGGAGAAAAAGTACCTCCTAAATTAATATATCCCTGCGCTGCCGGCATTTTTGCGCATGGTATTGAAGATGAGTTCCATCAG GTGCGGACAGCTGCCTGTAAATCATTGGGAGCACTTTCAAAACTCTCTGCTCAATACGCACAGAAAGCCCTGGACTTATTGATGGGCATGATGAATGATGATACAGAAGCAGTTAGGCTGCAGACTTTGCAGGCCTTATTCCATATGGCAACATATGGATGTTTGACTGTGCAGGAGATGCACATGCATATG TTCCTTGGTTTGTTGGTTGACATGAATGCCTCGATCCGAGATGCAACACGCAAGATCCTAGGTTTAGTCAATCTGCCTAAACTTCAAATGTTCAAATCTGCAATCGATGTTCTCATTACAAGTTTGGAAAAACATCAAGAG GAACAAGAAATATACAGTGTTCTTTTTTCCGTTGGTAAGAATCATGGGAATTTTTCAGCCAATATAGCTAAGCATTTGGCCAAAGAG ATCAGTATGCCATCTGATGGAGAGCTGATCTTGGACAAACCCAGGATAAAAGCATTGTTAATAGTGTCTATCTCTGTAGCTTTCTCTGATGATAAACACAACAAACGGGATATACCTGAGGTTATCTTTTCACATGCAATTTCCCTACTGGGAAAGATCTCTTGTGCAATAGGAGAAGTAGTTGATCAGAATTCACTCTTATCCTACTTTTGTCAAAGAACTGGAATTCCATTTTGGGAAACAAAGTTGCCGTCTAGAGAATCTGAAGGATGTAGTGTTGAGACAGTGGCTGATATTCGTCCTCGGATAGAAAAAACTGTAAAGTCAACTAAATGTTTAGATGAAGTTCTGACGATGCAATCAGTTAAGTCCATAATAGAAACAGTTGAAAGGACTTGGACTATCAGAAAGTCGTGCAATATTCGTGATGTTCGAAATATTCTAAG AACATGCAAGGAGGAACTAAGAATATTAGCTTCAAATTCTTCTGGATCAACTGGAGCATTCTTGAGCTTTTTGTGTGAGTATCTTGATGCAGTACAATTTATTGTAGAAATATTACGATCGTTTCAATTGGATAATTCATATGACCTTGGCCCAACTTCACCTGATATTTTACTGGAGAAGTTAGATACATCTATAAGAAGGATGAAGTGTTGTTATGCTGGATTCAATAGGGGAATGGAGATTCAAGTCTGTGAGCTTGCTTTGTTGGCGAATTTATTTGGACTTTCAAAGGTTGGGATTCAGTCGAAACTAGTGCTGGATAAGTTGCATTGGGTGATTAATCGTTTAGATTGTCTGTGTGCTGATGGATCATGCGAGCTTTCTTACTTCAGCAGAGAAATTAAGAAAGCCTTTAATGCTAACTTTGTTGGCCATGATATTTTCACTTTGCTCGAGCTCTTTCATCCAAAACCAACAACAGATTATGGAATGCTGAAAACAATAAGCGCGGATTTGCAA TCAGGACAGATTGTGGCTCCGCATGATTGTTGGCGAGTCTATCCAGCACACCTTCTTAGAGTTGTCCAGTTTTGGAGGTAA
- the LOC127768815 gene encoding protein SIEL isoform X4 — translation MEEPPLLASTSRATASVASSSSANCPDPMDEGPSVSVPGLPFAEQLRAAGRGASSGSPGGPEAQVQALASISRGIYPLARAEALRGLAAVLETADAPGGVVELCHGCAVGLMRDEDEGVRLASVRLIALCADKLNTREGSDGNGDNQTDIMFLQLSSMARDMCTNVRIEAFNALGKMQRVSEGVLLQSLSKKVIKPNTGSGSIIKGEKVPPKLIYPCAAGIFAHGIEDEFHQVRTAACKSLGALSKLSAQYAQKALDLLMGMMNDDTEAVRLQTLQALFHMATYGCLTVQEMHMHMFLGLLVDMNASIRDATRKILGLVNLPKLQMFKSAIDVLITSLEKHQEEQEIYSVLFSVGKNHGNFSANIAKHLAKEISMPSDGELILDKPRIKALLIVSISVAFSDDKHNKRDIPEVIFSHAISLLGKISCAIGEVVDQNSLLSYFCQRTGIPFWETKLPSRESEGCSVETVADIRPRIEKTVKSTKCLDEVLTMQSVKSIIETVERTWTIRKSCNIRDVRNILRTCKEELRILASNSSGSTGAFLSFLWEWRFKSVSLLCWRIYLDFQRLGFSRN, via the exons ATGGAAGAGCCACCACTCCTTGCCTCCACCtcacgcgccaccgcctccgtcgcctcctcctcctccgcaaaCTGCCCCGACCCCATGGACGAGGGACCCTCCGTGTCGGTTCCCGGCCTGCCCTTCGCCGAGCAGCTTAGGGCTGCGGGGCGGGGCGCGTCCAGCGGCTCTCCAGGGGGGCCCGAGGCGCAGGTCCAGGCGCTCGCCTCGATATCCCGCGGGATCTACCCGTTGGCGAGGGCCGAGGCGCTCCGCGGCCTTGCCGCGGTCCTCGAGACGGCGGACGCCCCCGGCGGGGTTGTGGAGCTGTGCCACGGATGCGCGGTGGGGCTGATGAGGGACGAAGACGAGGGCGTCAGGTTGGCCTCCGTGCGATTG ATAGCTCTATGTGCGGATAAGTTGAATACGAGAGAAGGATCGGATGGAAATGGCGATAACCAAACAGACATTATGTTCCTTCAG CTTAGCTCCATGGCTAGGGACATGTGTACAAATGTAAGAATTGAAGCATTCAATGCACTTGGTAAAATGCAGAGAGTTTCTGAGGGTGTTTTGCTTCAGTCACTGTCTAAGAAGGTCATAAAACCCAACACTGGGAGTGGTTCTATCATCAAGGGAGAAAAAGTACCTCCTAAATTAATATATCCCTGCGCTGCCGGCATTTTTGCGCATGGTATTGAAGATGAGTTCCATCAG GTGCGGACAGCTGCCTGTAAATCATTGGGAGCACTTTCAAAACTCTCTGCTCAATACGCACAGAAAGCCCTGGACTTATTGATGGGCATGATGAATGATGATACAGAAGCAGTTAGGCTGCAGACTTTGCAGGCCTTATTCCATATGGCAACATATGGATGTTTGACTGTGCAGGAGATGCACATGCATATG TTCCTTGGTTTGTTGGTTGACATGAATGCCTCGATCCGAGATGCAACACGCAAGATCCTAGGTTTAGTCAATCTGCCTAAACTTCAAATGTTCAAATCTGCAATCGATGTTCTCATTACAAGTTTGGAAAAACATCAAGAG GAACAAGAAATATACAGTGTTCTTTTTTCCGTTGGTAAGAATCATGGGAATTTTTCAGCCAATATAGCTAAGCATTTGGCCAAAGAG ATCAGTATGCCATCTGATGGAGAGCTGATCTTGGACAAACCCAGGATAAAAGCATTGTTAATAGTGTCTATCTCTGTAGCTTTCTCTGATGATAAACACAACAAACGGGATATACCTGAGGTTATCTTTTCACATGCAATTTCCCTACTGGGAAAGATCTCTTGTGCAATAGGAGAAGTAGTTGATCAGAATTCACTCTTATCCTACTTTTGTCAAAGAACTGGAATTCCATTTTGGGAAACAAAGTTGCCGTCTAGAGAATCTGAAGGATGTAGTGTTGAGACAGTGGCTGATATTCGTCCTCGGATAGAAAAAACTGTAAAGTCAACTAAATGTTTAGATGAAGTTCTGACGATGCAATCAGTTAAGTCCATAATAGAAACAGTTGAAAGGACTTGGACTATCAGAAAGTCGTGCAATATTCGTGATGTTCGAAATATTCTAAG AACATGCAAGGAGGAACTAAGAATATTAGCTTCAAATTCTTCTGGATCAACTGGAGCATTCTTGAGCTTTTTGT GGGAATGGAGATTCAAGTCTGTGAGCTTGCTTTGTTGGCGAATTTATTTGGACTTTCAAAGGTTGGGATTCAGTCGAAACTAG
- the LOC127765736 gene encoding ABC transporter G family member 5 encodes MSRFVDKLPLFDRRPSPMEEAEGLPRSGYLGQLHHHQYYQPHSNMLPLEQSPPTSTKHTSVTLAQLLKRVNDARSGSSTPISSPRYTIELGGSKPESVSSESDDHHSDDGGSEGQPRALVLKFTDLTYSVKQRRKGSCLPFRRAAADEPELPAMRTLLDGISGEARDGEIMAVLGASGSGKSTLIDALANRIAKESLHGSVTINGESIDSNLLKVISAYVRQEDLLYPMLTVEETLMFAAEFRLPRSLPTREKKKRVKELIDQLGLKRAANTIIGDEGHRGVSGGERRRVSIGVDIIHNPIMLFLDEPTSGLDSTSAFMVVTVLKAIAQSGSVVVMSIHQPSYRILGLLDRLLFLSRGKTVYYGPPSELPPFFLDFGKPIPDNENPTEFALDLIKEMETETEGTKRLAEHNAAWQLKHHGEGRGYGGKPAMSLKEAISASISRGKLVSGATDGTVSVAASDHSAPPPSSSSVSKFVNPFWIEMGVLTRRAFINTKRTPEVFIIRLAAVLVTGFILATIFWRLDESPKGVQERLGFFAIAMSTMYYTCSDALPVFLSERYIFLRETAYNAYRRSSYVLSHTIVGFPSLVVLSFAFALTTFFSVGLAGGVNGFFYFVAIVLASFWAGSGFATFLSGVVTHVMLGFPVVLSTLAYFLLFSGFFINRDRIPRYWLWFHYISLVKYPYEAVMQNEFGDPTRCFVRGVQMFDNTPLAALPAAVKVRVLQSMSASLGVNIGTGTCITTGPDFLKQQAITDFGKWECLWITVAWGFLFRILFYISLLLGSRNKRR; translated from the coding sequence ATGTCGCGGTTTGTCGACAAGCTGCCGCTGTTCGACCGGAGGCCGTCGCCGATGGAGGAGGCCGAGGGCCTCCCGCGCAGTGGCTATCTTGGGCAGCTGCACCACCACCAGTACTACCAGCCGCACAGCAACATGCTGCCGCTGGAGcagtcgccgccgacgagcacgAAGCACACGTCGGTCACGCTCGCGCAGCTCCTGAAGCGCGTGAACGACGCGCGCAGCGGGTCGTCGACGCCCATCTCGTCGCCGCGCTACACCATCGAGCTGGGCGGGTCCAAGCCGGAGTCCGTCAGCAGCGAGAGCGACGACCACCactccgacgacggcggcagcgagggGCAGCCGAGGGCGCTCGTGCTCAAGTTCACCGACCTGACGTACAGCGTGAAGCAGCGGAGGAAGGGGTCGTGCCTGCCGTTCCGTcgtgcggcggcggacgagccCGAGCTGCCCGCGATGAGGACGCTGCTCGACGGCATCTCCGGCGAGGCCCGGGACGGCGAGATCATGGCGGTGCTCGGCGCGAGCGGGTCCGGCAAGAGCACGCTCATCGACGCGCTCGCCAACCGCATCGCCAAGGAGAGCCTCCACGGCTCCGTCACGATCAACGGCGAGTCCATCGACAGCAACCTGCTCAAGGTCATCTCAGCGTACGTCCGGCAGGAGGACCTTCTGTACCCGATGCTCACCGTCGAGGAGACGCTCATGTTCGCCGCCGAGTTCCGCCTGCCGCGCTCCCTCCCCAccagggagaagaagaagcgggTGAAGGAGCTCATCGACCAGCTCGGCCTGAAGAGAGCGGCGAACACGATCATCGGCGACGAGGGCCACCGCGGCGTGTCGGGAGGCGAGCGCCGGCGCGTCTCCATCGGTGTCGACATCATCCACAACCCGATCATGCTGTTCCTCGACGAGCCCACCTCCGGGCTGGACTCCACCAGCGCGTTCATGGTGGTGACGGTCCTCAAGGCCATCGCGCAGAgcggcagcgtcgtcgtcaTGTCCATCCACCAGCCGAGCTACCGCAtcctcggcctcctcgaccGCCTCCTGTTCCTCTCCCGCGGGAAGACGGTGTACTACGGCCCGCCGAGCGAGCTGCCGCCGTTCTTCCTCGACTTCGGCAAGCCCATCCCGGACAACGAGAACCCGACGGAGTTCGCGCTGGACCTCATCAAGGAGATGGAGACCGAGACGGAGGGGACCAAGCGTCTCGCCGAGCACAACGCGGCGTGGCAGCTGAAGCACCACGGGGAAGGCCGCGGGTACGGCGGCAAGCCGGCGATGTCCCTCAAGGAGGCCATCAGCGCCAGCATCTCGCGCGGGAAGCTCGTGTCCGGCGCGACCGACGGCACCGTGTCGGTCGCCGCCTCCGACCattctgcgccgccgccgtcgtcgtcgtccgtgtCCAAGTTCGTCAACCCGTTCTGGATCGAGATGGGGGTGCTGACGCGTCGCGCGTTCATCAACACGAAGCGCACGCCGGAGGTGTTCATCATCCGCCTCGCGGCGGTGCTGGTCACCGGGTTCATCCTCGCCACCATCTTCTGGCGCCTGGACGAGTCGCCCAAGGGCGTGCAGGAGCGGCTGGGCTTCTTCGCCATCGCCATGTCCACCATGTACTACACCTGCTCCGACGCGCTCCCGGTGTTCCTCAGCGAGCGCTACATCTTCCTCAGGGAGACGGCGTACAACGCGTACCGCCGCTCATCCTACGTGCTCTCCCACACCATCGTCGGCTTCCCGTCGCTCGTGGTGCTCTCCTTCGCGTTCGCGCtcaccaccttcttctccgtggggctcgccggcggcgtgaaCGGGTTCTTCTACTTCGTGGCAATCGTGCTGGCCTCCTTCTGGGCGGGGAGCGGCTTCGCCACGTTCCTCTCCGGCGTGGTGACGCACGTGATGCTGGGGTTCCCCGTGGTGCTCTCCACGCTCGCCTACTTCCTCCTCTTCAGCGGCTTCTTCATCAACCGCGACAGGATCCCGCGCTATTGGCTGTGGTTCCACTACATCTCGCTCGTCAAGTACCCGTACGAGGCGGTGATGCAGAACGAGTTCGGCGACCCGACGAGGTGCTTCGTCCGCGGCGTGCAGATGTTCGACAACACGCCGCtggcggcgctgccggcggcggtcAAGGTGCGGGTGCTGCAGTCCATGTCGGCGTCGCTCGGCGTGAACATCGGCACGGGGACGTGCATCACCACGGGACCGGACTTCTTGAAGCAGCAGGCGATCACCGACTTCGGCAAGTGGGAGTGCCTCTGGATCACCGTCGCGTGGGGATTCCTCTTCCGCATCCTCTTCTACATCTCGCTGCTGCTCGGCAGCAGGAACAagcggaggtag